A section of the Hevea brasiliensis isolate MT/VB/25A 57/8 chromosome 17, ASM3005281v1, whole genome shotgun sequence genome encodes:
- the LOC110661983 gene encoding LOW QUALITY PROTEIN: BTB/POZ domain and ankyrin repeat-containing protein NPR1 (The sequence of the model RefSeq protein was modified relative to this genomic sequence to represent the inferred CDS: substituted 1 base at 1 genomic stop codon): MDDVFYFPHDPSQPVNFSSSSSFTSSSYEFNDSISQSTSISSSYASNSLTNQNISTFSGSEARRSQNTSTAFSYASDHLISQNISSPSVSEVSSRLEMINLLQLSSNLEQPLIDYNAAEIVVDEIPVSINRGFLAENNSFFREIFKKDESPSYLLSNLLPFGKVGYEAFQFFLRYLYTGELNPPPLEVSTCVDEECAHEACRPAIDFTVDLMYASSIFNLPELVVHFQGRLVNFADKAYVEDVIPILLAAFHCQSDELVNQCVGRIARSDLDSISIEKELPYEFSKRIELSRKKPMSDDEQVSEAVEPLHEKAIRKIHKALDWDDIELVGILSRESNVTLDDANCLHYAVAHCDDKVVHKLLHLXFTDINRRNSQGYTPLHIAAMRREPSIIVFLLEKGACASDLTFDGRRPLSICRRLTSIKNYNAKTEQGQLTNKDRLCIDILETEMRRNPMADDASITSQDAVNGTFDLNL, from the exons ATGGATGATGTTTTTTATTTTCCTCATGATCCATCACAACCTGTGAACTTTTCTTCATCTTCTAGCTTTACTTCATCTTCTTATGAATTTAATGACTCAATTAGTCAAAGCACGTCCATTTCATCTTCTTATGCATCAAATAGTTTGACCAACCAAAACATATCCACCTTCTCAGGTTCTGAAGCCAGGCGTAGTCAGAACACATCCACTGCATTTTCTTATGCATCAGATCATTTGATCAGCCAAAACATATCCTCCCCCTCAGTCTCTGAGGTGAGTTCTAGGCTTGAGATGATTAATTTACTTCAGCTTAGCTCTAATTTGGAGCAGCCGTTGATCGATTATAATGCTGCTGAAATTGTTGTTGACGAAATCCCTGTTAGCATTAATCGTGGTTTTCTAGCTGAAAATAACAGTTTTTTCCGTGAAATTTTTAAGAAAGATGAGAGTCCAAGCTATCTATTGAGTAATCTGTTACCTTTTGGAAAGGTTGGATATGAAGCATTCCAGTTTTTCTTGAGGTACTTGTATACTGGAGAACTCAATCCTCCTCCGTTGGAGGTATCAACTTGCGTTGATGAAGAATGTGCTCATGAAGCCTGTAGACCTGCAATTGATTTTACAGTGGATTTGATGTATGCCTCATCCATATTCAATTTACCAGAGCTAGTTGTACATTTCCAG GGACGCCTTGTTAACTTTGCTGATAAGGCTTATGTCGAGGATGTAATCCCAATACTTTTGGCTGCCTTCCATTGTCAATCAGATGAACTTGTAAATCAATGTGTAGGTAGAATAGCAAGGTCAGATCTTGACAGCATCTCAATAGAGAAGGAGCTTCCCTATGAGTTTTCAAAGAGAATTGAACTTAGTCGTAAAAAGCCTATGTCTGATGATGAACAGGTGTCTGAGGCTGTGGAACCCTTGCATGAAAAGGCTATTAGGAAAATACACAAGGCATTAGACTGGGATGATATTGAACTGGTAGGAATTCTCTCGCGGGAATCTAATGTAACACTGGATGATGCCAATTGTCTTCATTATGCTGTTGCACACTGTGACGACAAGGTTGTGCACAAGTTGCTTCACCTTTGATTTACTGATATCAACCGTAGAAATTCACAAGGTTACACACCTCTTCACATTGCAGCAATGCGAAGAGAACCATCAATCATTGTGTTTCTCCTAGAAAAAGGGGCTTGTGCTTCAGACTTAACATTTGATGGGCGACGTCCTCTTAGCATCTGTCGAAGATTGACtagcataaaaaattataatgCTAAAACAGAGCAGGGTCAGCTAACAAATAAAGACCGACTATGCATTGATATTTTAGAGACAGAAATGCGGAGAAACCCCATGGCTGATGATGCTTCCATCACTTCCCAAGATGCTGTAAATGGTACTTTTGATTTGAATCTCTAG